A window of Metopolophium dirhodum isolate CAU chromosome 6, ASM1992520v1, whole genome shotgun sequence genomic DNA:
tattaattaaaagttgtatattatataaatcatttttttactaatttctaatattagtaatatacgTTATTATCTATCAAAAGTATCAAAAGGTgatgtctaaaataaaaaattgagttagttattttgtttttcagatAATTAAGTTTACCGTATGATGAGttggaaatataataatgcCAGCCGCAAGCAATCAAATAGGTTCTGCTTTGTTTCAGTCTCTTTCTAACAAAGTTACTGATCGCCGCACTCACCATTCATCTGTGGCAGACGACCGTTCTAGTTACTTATACATAGCATCAAGTAGAATTTTAGATAAAAGTATAGAATTTGAAATGTTAGACCATAAACCATCAATGTTATCTCAGATGAAAAACAATTGTATCATGTTACTACAAAATGGTTGTAGTAAAAaagaaatgattaaaaaaaatgaaaggcTGAATGGTGATACTAACAAAATATCCCATTTACCTAAACCTAAAGTAGTATTATATCCTCCTGAACGTGTACAACTAGGCTGGCAGGATAAAAAAATGTCAGTTGGTTCTGGATTAGATAATCCTGGTGTAATATGTTACATCAATTCTACATTACAAGTATGTGTTAGAGTtcacttaattgtattatttatgtctatgtgtttaattgtgtttttatttttttttaaatacgtgtAGGCACTATTTCATATTCCTGCATTTACAAATTGGCTGATGAGTGATGAACAACATCAAAAAACATGTcaacaaaaaagtaaatataaatattatttatatggttAAAAATTACACTCAAAAAATGTGTCGtgtaatagttattacattatatatttgtaaatattatattatgtattagttttttttttataatataatcacagtGTAGGCCTAGTTTAAAATGGGCATGTatgatttaatcatttatatttgaataagaatattttttcgtatatttttaGCTGGATTTCAAAAAGATTGTATTGTATGTATGGTCTGTAATACATTCACATTATCTCAAAAACACACTGGTTCTAGCTTCAAAGCATCAATCATAACTAATCGCCTATCATGTATGTAAATCAaagtaaaaatcaaattaaagtaggcacaaaaaaataatttatgtttcatTGTTAGTAATATGTAAACATTTGTCAACATATCGTCAAGAAGATGCCCATGAGTTCCTTCGTTACCTTATCGAAAGTATGGAACGGTGCTATTTGTCCGTTTTAGGACATGCTGCTAAATCgtatgtatatcatataaataacaatattaatataatacctattgtcttatatttttatatattatagtctagaCAATTATTCTAAAGAAACAACACCTATTAACCAAATATTTGGTGGTTATATCCGCACTgaaggtatatttattataaacctataaagaGTTTAGTAAATTGaacattaatacaaaatatattttctatgtttaGTAACGTGTGGTAAATGTGGACACATATCAACtacatttcaacattttcaagatCTCATACTTGATATCAGGCACTCTGATAATGTTAATGACGCTTTAGATAACTATTTTGAAAAAGAACCATTAGATGAATCATATGTATGTGAAAGATGTCGACGACAAGTTGCTGCTGATAAAAAGTTCTCCATTGAAAGAGCCCCAAACGTTTTATGCATTCAGTTGAAAAGGTGAATTATTGATAAGATTAAaatttgttgtatatattattattgtgctgtACTGCTGTCAGTGAAGTAACTAAAAACTAATGATAATTtctgacaataatattacaggTACAGTGTTGGTATGGGTGGATTTAGTGGAAATAAAAACAGCAAAGCTATTCAAATAAATGAACGATTAGATTTATCCAGTTATCAATTTGATCATCATAAGTTTAAAATTGATGCTCGACCATTAAGATACCATCTGGTATCCATGGTAATTCATTATGGTTCAAGTTTACATAGTGGACATTACACAACTCTTGGTTTAACACCCTCTGGATCTTATTACTATTTCAATGAttcaaatgtatgtattttaattattatatttccgtctcatttatttattttttaactattggtTTTGTGAACAGGTTTatcaaacaaatttcaaaaattattcgaCAAGTAAtgattcctatataatattttatgaattggaACCATCAGAAAACATGAATAACACAAATATAGAAAGTAAGACGTCGACTGTAACGTCTACTTCAACTTGTAAACCGTCTGTAAATGGCTTTTTTTCTAGTAAGTATtctaagttttataatttattttttataatataatgtgtatttttatttagacaAGAGCAATGGAGTTACAAAGCCTTTAAACGGTGTTACAAAACCATTGAAcggtttaaacaatattaaaaaaaatattatcaaagacaaaaaaagtcaaatatatgataaatgggattcaaatattaaaatgtaagatatttatattttaatattatatattctaaataatatatagttatataatgtaaaaaaaaagttttatactctaataatcatttaaaatatgtaacttttaaatttaaggtTAAAACAAGGACAGCAAAAAGATAAATCACTAATTGAGAACACTTGGAATTCAAATAGTAAAACAATGGAACCTACAACTAATGGAATCAAACcatctttaaattataatagcttaGTACCTTATATTGATTCTGATAAAGAAGGTAGTGATGATGAGAATAGTTCACTATCTGGTGAAGATAATGTTTCTTCGCCTATGATATTAGGAAAAGTCAAACACTCAACAGACCAAAGAGTTCCTGATAAAAAGCCTTTAGTTATGAGACCTAAGGAAGATCCTAGTGAAGTTGCTACAGAAACACCTCCTAAAAAATGTCTGGTATTGAAACCACCAAATGATGATTCACCTATTAATGAACAAGACAAAGAAATTCTACcagcaaaaaaatgtttagtattgaAGCCTATAGATGAAGAACCATTGGAAGTGAAACCTGAACCTGAACCtgtcaaaaaa
This region includes:
- the LOC132946281 gene encoding ubiquitin carboxyl-terminal hydrolase 36 isoform X3; this encodes MPAASNQIGSALFQSLSNKVTDRRTHHSSVADDRSSYLYIASSRILDKSIEFEMLDHKPSMLSQMKNNCIMLLQNGCSKKEMIKKNERLNGDTNKISHLPKPKVVLYPPERVQLGWQDKKMSVGSGLDNPGVICYINSTLQALFHIPAFTNWLMSDEQHQKTCQQKTGFQKDCIVCMVCNTFTLSQKHTGSSFKASIITNRLSLICKHLSTYRQEDAHEFLRYLIESMERCYLSVLGHAAKSLDNYSKETTPINQIFGGYIRTEVTCGKCGHISTTFQHFQDLILDIRHSDNVNDALDNYFEKEPLDESYVCERCRRQVAADKKFSIERAPNVLCIQLKRYSVGMGGFSGNKNSKAIQINERLDLSSYQFDHHKFKIDARPLRYHLVSMVIHYGSSLHSGHYTTLGLTPSGSYYYFNDSNVYQTNFKNYSTSNDSYIIFYELEPSENMNNTNIESKTSTVTSTSTCKPSVNGFFSNKSNGVTKPLNGVTKPLNGLNNIKKNIIKDKKSQIYDKWDSNIKMLKQGQQKDKSLIENTWNSNSKTMEPTTNGIKPSLNYNSLVPYIDSDKEGSDDENSSLSGEDNVSSPMILGKVKHSTDQRVPDKKPLVMRPKEDPSEVATETPPKKCLVLKPPNDDSPINEQDKEILPAKKCLVLKPIDEEPLEVKPEPEPVKKCLVRIPKDDNEFSTITKASHSTEGKDSEKKNRRRENGFLELDVNKSKARLDHNYNGTKSPTDNKTNGKCVNGNDSLDDKPWSKLSNGNNHKHSNGTKNWPKFTNDFQTNGNIKSNGNNFKDSMKSRTHLGFGGDVKTWNGEKSFVDREAEQDKSNGVKRSFDDEYNEDFDRGVVKKKKFDSKNHHSKENGSNALQMLHNQLNQFNGKMGRSKITWMNRTKNYRQYNNGYRHNGSSGNSGGGYKKPSL
- the LOC132946281 gene encoding ubiquitin carboxyl-terminal hydrolase 36 isoform X1 codes for the protein MPAASNQIGSALFQSLSNKVTDRRTHHSSVADDRSSYLYIASSRILDKSIEFEMLDHKPSMLSQMKNNCIMLLQNGCSKKEMIKKNERLNGDTNKISHLPKPKVVLYPPERVQLGWQDKKMSVGSGLDNPGVICYINSTLQALFHIPAFTNWLMSDEQHQKTCQQKTGFQKDCIVCMVCNTFTLSQKHTGSSFKASIITNRLSLICKHLSTYRQEDAHEFLRYLIESMERCYLSVLGHAAKSLDNYSKETTPINQIFGGYIRTEVTCGKCGHISTTFQHFQDLILDIRHSDNVNDALDNYFEKEPLDESYVCERCRRQVAADKKFSIERAPNVLCIQLKRYSVGMGGFSGNKNSKAIQINERLDLSSYQFDHHKFKIDARPLRYHLVSMVIHYGSSLHSGHYTTLGLTPSGSYYYFNDSNVYQTNFKNYSTSNDSYIIFYELEPSENMNNTNIESKTSTVTSTSTCKPSVNGFFSNKSNGVTKPLNGVTKPLNGLNNIKKNIIKDKKSQIYDKWDSNIKMLKQGQQKDKSLIENTWNSNSKTMEPTTNGIKPSLNYNSLVPYIDSDKEGSDDENSSLSGEDNVSSPMILGKVKHSTDQRVPDKKPLVMRPKEDPSEVATETPPKKCLVLKPPNDDSPINEQDKEILPAKKCLVLKPIDEEPLEVKPEPEPVKKCLVRIPKDDNEFSTITKASHSTEGKDSEKKNRRRENGFLELDVNKSKARLDHNYNGTKSPTDNKTNGKCVNGNDSLDDKPWSKLSNGNNHKHSNGTKNWPKFTNDFQTNGNIKSNGNNFKDSMKSRTHLGFGGDVKTWNGEKSFVDREAEQDKSNGVKRSFDDEYNEDFDRGVVKKKKFDSKNHHSKENGSNALQMLHNQLNQFNGKMGRSKITWMNRTKNYRQYNNGYRHNGSSGNSGGGYKKPRYNNNRRHWHKQR
- the LOC132946281 gene encoding ubiquitin carboxyl-terminal hydrolase 36 isoform X2, giving the protein MPAASNQIGSALFQSLSNKVTDRRTHHSSVADDRSSYLYIASSRILDKSIEFEMLDHKPSMLSQMKNNCIMLLQNGCSKKEMIKKNERLNGDTNKISHLPKPKVVLYPPERVQLGWQDKKMSVGSGLDNPGVICYINSTLQALFHIPAFTNWLMSDEQHQKTCQQKTGFQKDCIVCMVCNTFTLSQKHTGSSFKASIITNRLSLICKHLSTYRQEDAHEFLRYLIESMERCYLSVLGHAAKSLDNYSKETTPINQIFGGYIRTEVTCGKCGHISTTFQHFQDLILDIRHSDNVNDALDNYFEKEPLDESYVCERCRRQVAADKKFSIERAPNVLCIQLKRYSVGMGGFSGNKNSKAIQINERLDLSSYQFDHHKFKIDARPLRYHLVSMVIHYGSSLHSGHYTTLGLTPSGSYYYFNDSNVYQTNFKNYSTSNDSYIIFYELEPSENMNNTNIESKTSTVTSTSTCKPSVNGFFSNKSNGVTKPLNGVTKPLNGLNNIKKNIIKDKKSQIYDKWDSNIKMLKQGQQKDKSLIENTWNSNSKTMEPTTNGIKPSLNYNSLVPYIDSDKEGSDDENSSLSGEDNVSSPMILGKVKHSTDQRVPDKKPLVMRPKEDPSEVATETPPKKCLVLKPPNDDSPINEQDKEILPAKKCLVLKPIDEEPLEVKPEPEPVKKCLVRIPKDDNEFSTITKASHSTEGKDSEKKNRRRENGFLELDVNKSKARLDHNYNGTKSPTDNKTNGKCVNGNDSLDDKPWSKLSNGNNHKHSNGTKNWPKFTNDFQTNGNIKSNGNNFKDSMKSRTHLGFGGDVKTWNGEKSFVDREAEQDKSNGVKRSFDDEYNEDFDRGVVKKKKFDSKNHHSKENGSNALQMLHNQLNQFNGKMGRSKITWMNRTKNYRQYNNGYRHNGSSGNSGGGYKKPRLY